A window of Triplophysa dalaica isolate WHDGS20190420 chromosome 7, ASM1584641v1, whole genome shotgun sequence contains these coding sequences:
- the zgc:112148 gene encoding Golgi apparatus membrane protein TVP23 homolog B isoform X2, with the protein MIRQDSGNEVPSMRKKSNNKHAQACFFHLFFRTSAILIYLFCDLFSRSFIANMVTIILLLSCDFWTVKNVTGRLLVGLRWWNQVDGDGHSHWMFKSRTETNKNISNSESNIFWLGLIVCPLFWVYFVFSSLFAFNIKWLVLVFMGAVLQWANLYGYVRCKAGGGKKLNDIATNYLGLKLFKKGQVGNKQITWRMSMVQS; encoded by the exons ATGATCAGACAG GATTCTGGGAATGAAGTACCTTCAATGAgaaaaaagtcaaacaacaA ACACGCTCAGGCCTGCTTCTTTCATCTCTTCTTCCGCACAAGCGCCATCCTCATCTACCTCTTTTGTGACCTTTTCAGCCGAAGTTTCATCGCCAACATGGTCACCATCATTTTGCTTCTCTCATGTGATTTCTGGACAGTAAAG AATGTGACGGGGAGGTTGCTGGTGGGTTTGAGGTGGTGGAATCAGGTGGATGGAGATGGACACAGTCACTGGATGTTTAAATCCAGAACG GAAACCAATAAGAACATCTCAAACTCTGAGTCAAACATTTTCTGGCTTGGTCTGATTGTGTGTCCACTGTTTTGGGtttactttgtgtttagcagTCTTTTTGCCTTTAACATAAAGTGGTTG GTGCTTGTGTTCATGGGAGCAGTCCTGCAGTGGGCTAACTTGTATGGGTATGTGCGATGCAAAGCAGGTGGTGGAAAAAAACTGAACGACATTGCAACTAACTACTTGGGCCTTAAGCTCTTCAAAAAG
- the zgc:112148 gene encoding Golgi apparatus membrane protein TVP23 homolog B isoform X5: MIRQDSGNEVPSMRKKSNNKHAQACFFHLFFRTSAILIYLFCDLFSRSFIANMVTIILLLSCDFWTVKNVTGRLLVGLRWWNQVDGDGHSHWMFKSRTETNKNISNSESNIFWLGLIVCPLFWVYFVFSSLFAFNIKWLVLVFMGAVLQWANLYGYVRCKAGGGKKLNDIATNYLGLKLFKKNTSKF; the protein is encoded by the exons ATGATCAGACAG GATTCTGGGAATGAAGTACCTTCAATGAgaaaaaagtcaaacaacaA ACACGCTCAGGCCTGCTTCTTTCATCTCTTCTTCCGCACAAGCGCCATCCTCATCTACCTCTTTTGTGACCTTTTCAGCCGAAGTTTCATCGCCAACATGGTCACCATCATTTTGCTTCTCTCATGTGATTTCTGGACAGTAAAG AATGTGACGGGGAGGTTGCTGGTGGGTTTGAGGTGGTGGAATCAGGTGGATGGAGATGGACACAGTCACTGGATGTTTAAATCCAGAACG GAAACCAATAAGAACATCTCAAACTCTGAGTCAAACATTTTCTGGCTTGGTCTGATTGTGTGTCCACTGTTTTGGGtttactttgtgtttagcagTCTTTTTGCCTTTAACATAAAGTGGTTG GTGCTTGTGTTCATGGGAGCAGTCCTGCAGTGGGCTAACTTGTATGGGTATGTGCGATGCAAAGCAGGTGGTGGAAAAAAACTGAACGACATTGCAACTAACTACTTGGGCCTTAAGCTCTTCAAAAAG AATACTTCAAAGTTTTGA
- the zgc:112148 gene encoding Golgi apparatus membrane protein TVP23 homolog B isoform X4: MIRQDSGNEVPSMRKKSNNKHAQACFFHLFFRTSAILIYLFCDLFSRSFIANMVTIILLLSCDFWTVKNVTGRLLVGLRWWNQVDGDGHSHWMFKSRTETNKNISNSESNIFWLGLIVCPLFWVYFVFSSLFAFNIKWLVLVFMGAVLQWANLYGYVRCKAGGGKKLNDIATNYLGLKLFKKVVNKPEGM, translated from the exons ATGATCAGACAG GATTCTGGGAATGAAGTACCTTCAATGAgaaaaaagtcaaacaacaA ACACGCTCAGGCCTGCTTCTTTCATCTCTTCTTCCGCACAAGCGCCATCCTCATCTACCTCTTTTGTGACCTTTTCAGCCGAAGTTTCATCGCCAACATGGTCACCATCATTTTGCTTCTCTCATGTGATTTCTGGACAGTAAAG AATGTGACGGGGAGGTTGCTGGTGGGTTTGAGGTGGTGGAATCAGGTGGATGGAGATGGACACAGTCACTGGATGTTTAAATCCAGAACG GAAACCAATAAGAACATCTCAAACTCTGAGTCAAACATTTTCTGGCTTGGTCTGATTGTGTGTCCACTGTTTTGGGtttactttgtgtttagcagTCTTTTTGCCTTTAACATAAAGTGGTTG GTGCTTGTGTTCATGGGAGCAGTCCTGCAGTGGGCTAACTTGTATGGGTATGTGCGATGCAAAGCAGGTGGTGGAAAAAAACTGAACGACATTGCAACTAACTACTTGGGCCTTAAGCTCTTCAAAAAG GTTGTAAACAAACCAGAGGGGATGTGA
- the zgc:112148 gene encoding Golgi apparatus membrane protein TVP23 homolog B isoform X3: protein MIRQDSGNEVPSMRKKSNNNRSFIANMVTIILLLSCDFWTVKNVTGRLLVGLRWWNQVDGDGHSHWMFKSRTETNKNISNSESNIFWLGLIVCPLFWVYFVFSSLFAFNIKWLVLVFMGAVLQWANLYGYVRCKAGGGKKLNDIATNYLGLKLFKKVKFPFRSTSPEGFKKNLMFVIFSRTGCKQTRGDVICLV from the exons ATGATCAGACAG GATTCTGGGAATGAAGTACCTTCAATGAgaaaaaagtcaaacaacaA CCGAAGTTTCATCGCCAACATGGTCACCATCATTTTGCTTCTCTCATGTGATTTCTGGACAGTAAAG AATGTGACGGGGAGGTTGCTGGTGGGTTTGAGGTGGTGGAATCAGGTGGATGGAGATGGACACAGTCACTGGATGTTTAAATCCAGAACG GAAACCAATAAGAACATCTCAAACTCTGAGTCAAACATTTTCTGGCTTGGTCTGATTGTGTGTCCACTGTTTTGGGtttactttgtgtttagcagTCTTTTTGCCTTTAACATAAAGTGGTTG GTGCTTGTGTTCATGGGAGCAGTCCTGCAGTGGGCTAACTTGTATGGGTATGTGCGATGCAAAGCAGGTGGTGGAAAAAAACTGAACGACATTGCAACTAACTACTTGGGCCTTAAGCTCTTCAAAAAGGTGAAGTTTCCATTTCGTTCAACAAGCCCTgaaggctttaaaaaaaacctcaTGTTTGTTATATTCTCTCGCACAGGTTGTAAACAAACCAGAGGGGATGTGATTTGTCTGGTCTAA
- the zgc:112148 gene encoding Golgi apparatus membrane protein TVP23 homolog B isoform X1 yields MIRQDSGNEVPSMRKKSNNKHAQACFFHLFFRTSAILIYLFCDLFSRSFIANMVTIILLLSCDFWTVKNVTGRLLVGLRWWNQVDGDGHSHWMFKSRTETNKNISNSESNIFWLGLIVCPLFWVYFVFSSLFAFNIKWLVLVFMGAVLQWANLYGYVRCKAGGGKKLNDIATNYLGLKLFKKVKFPFRSTSPEGFKKNLMFVIFSRTGCKQTRGDVICLV; encoded by the exons ATGATCAGACAG GATTCTGGGAATGAAGTACCTTCAATGAgaaaaaagtcaaacaacaA ACACGCTCAGGCCTGCTTCTTTCATCTCTTCTTCCGCACAAGCGCCATCCTCATCTACCTCTTTTGTGACCTTTTCAGCCGAAGTTTCATCGCCAACATGGTCACCATCATTTTGCTTCTCTCATGTGATTTCTGGACAGTAAAG AATGTGACGGGGAGGTTGCTGGTGGGTTTGAGGTGGTGGAATCAGGTGGATGGAGATGGACACAGTCACTGGATGTTTAAATCCAGAACG GAAACCAATAAGAACATCTCAAACTCTGAGTCAAACATTTTCTGGCTTGGTCTGATTGTGTGTCCACTGTTTTGGGtttactttgtgtttagcagTCTTTTTGCCTTTAACATAAAGTGGTTG GTGCTTGTGTTCATGGGAGCAGTCCTGCAGTGGGCTAACTTGTATGGGTATGTGCGATGCAAAGCAGGTGGTGGAAAAAAACTGAACGACATTGCAACTAACTACTTGGGCCTTAAGCTCTTCAAAAAGGTGAAGTTTCCATTTCGTTCAACAAGCCCTgaaggctttaaaaaaaacctcaTGTTTGTTATATTCTCTCGCACAGGTTGTAAACAAACCAGAGGGGATGTGATTTGTCTGGTCTAA